A stretch of Microcoleus sp. FACHB-68 DNA encodes these proteins:
- a CDS encoding tetratricopeptide repeat protein, translated as MPPHLHRLSVITATLLISLSFPLPLVRNTWGSGAAWAQAQTREEPRDQALRLYQVGLQQFNQGQFREALETFQSVLVIVREIGNKAGEGKVFNNIGVVYDNLGQYPKALESYQQALAIYQEIGDKEGEGTTLNNIGFVYDNLGQYPKALEYYQQALAIDQEIGDKAGEGKVFNNIGSVYANLGQYPQALESYQQALAIVKEIGDKAGEGKMLNNIGFVYDSLGQYPEALEYYQQALAIAKEIGDKAGEGTRLNNIGFVYDNLGQYPKALESYQQALVIAKEIGDKAMQGTMLNNIGLVYDGLGQYPKALEYYQQSLAIRKEIGDKAGEGTALTNIGSVHHSLGQYPKAFESYQQALAIHQEIGNKAQEGITLNNIGLVYSSLGQYPKALESYQPALAIVKEIGDKTTEGTALTNIGSVYANLGQYPKALESYQQALAIHQEIGNKAGEGTALNNIGFVYFNLGQYPKALEYYQAALAIHQETGNKAEEGTTLNNIGFVYDNLGQYPKALESYQQALVIAKEIGGKAMQGTMLNNIGFVHHTQGKYSQAETTLLAAIEVLEPLRSPELKDDQKISIFEQQATTYRFLQQALVAQNKFVEALLIAERSRGRALVELLDSKLSQNPNNQPNLKPPTLPEIQQIASQQNATLVQYSIIYEQYQNQGKQEWQQSKLYIWVIKPTGEIAYKQVDLKKLLNTSLQDLVTTSRDDIGVRSRSIFEVTTTNPLPENSTEKLQQLHQLLIAPIAGLLPKNPDDRVIFIPQESLFLVPFPALQDEQGKYLIEKHTILTAPAIQVLDLTHRQKHNTQRSVKDVLVVGNPTMPKIQIGELVANLDPLPGAEREAIQIAKLFNTEALIGSKATKTTVMEKMQQARIIHLATHGLLDDFKGFGIPGAIALAPLGKPDDVIDGLLTAGEIFDMKLQADLVVLSACDTGRGDIKGDGVVGLSRSLIAAGVPSVLVSLWAVNDNSTAFLMNEFYRYLQQNPDKAVALRQAMLTTMKEYPNPKQWAAFTLIGEAN; from the coding sequence ATGCCTCCTCATCTACATCGCCTTAGCGTTATTACTGCAACCTTGCTCATCTCTTTGAGTTTTCCGTTACCACTGGTAAGGAATACTTGGGGAAGTGGTGCTGCATGGGCACAGGCGCAGACAAGAGAAGAACCCAGAGATCAGGCATTGCGGCTGTATCAAGTAGGTCTTCAGCAATTCAATCAAGGTCAGTTTCGAGAAGCTTTAGAGACGTTTCAAAGTGTTTTAGTGATTGTCAGAGAAATTGGTAACAAGGCAGGGGAAGGTAAAGTGTTCAACAATATTGGGGTAGTTTACGACAACCTAGGACAGTACCCCAAAGCATTGGAGTCTTATCAACAAGCCTTAGCCATTTACCAAGAAATTGGTGACAAAGAAGGAGAAGGTACGACGCTCAACAATATTGGGTTTGTTTACGACAACCTGGGACAGTACCCCAAAGCCTTGGAATATTATCAACAAGCCTTAGCTATTGACCAAGAAATTGGTGACAAGGCAGGGGAAGGTAAAGTGTTCAACAATATTGGGTCAGTTTACGCCAACCTAGGACAGTACCCCCAAGCCTTGGAGTCTTATCAACAAGCTTTAGCCATTGTCAAAGAAATTGGTGACAAGGCAGGAGAAGGTAAGATGCTCAACAATATTGGGTTTGTTTACGACAGCCTAGGACAGTACCCTGAAGCCTTGGAGTATTATCAACAAGCTTTAGCCATTGCCAAAGAAATTGGTGACAAGGCAGGGGAAGGTACGAGGCTCAACAATATTGGGTTTGTTTACGACAACCTAGGACAGTACCCTAAAGCTTTGGAGTCTTATCAACAAGCTTTAGTCATTGCCAAAGAAATTGGTGACAAGGCGATGCAAGGTACGATGCTCAACAATATTGGGTTAGTTTACGACGGCCTAGGACAGTACCCCAAAGCCTTAGAGTATTATCAACAATCCTTAGCCATTCGCAAAGAAATTGGTGACAAGGCAGGAGAAGGGACGGCGCTCACGAATATTGGGTCAGTTCATCACAGCCTAGGACAGTATCCCAAAGCGTTTGAGTCTTATCAACAAGCCTTAGCTATTCACCAAGAAATTGGTAACAAGGCACAAGAAGGTATAACGCTCAACAATATTGGGTTAGTTTACAGCAGCCTAGGACAGTACCCCAAAGCTTTGGAGTCTTATCAACCAGCTTTAGCCATTGTCAAAGAAATTGGTGACAAGACAACAGAAGGGACGGCGCTCACGAATATTGGGTCAGTTTACGCCAACCTAGGACAGTACCCCAAAGCCTTGGAGTCTTATCAACAAGCCTTAGCTATTCACCAAGAAATTGGTAATAAGGCAGGAGAAGGTACAGCACTCAACAATATTGGGTTTGTTTACTTCAACCTAGGACAGTACCCCAAAGCCTTGGAGTATTATCAAGCAGCTTTAGCTATTCACCAAGAAACTGGTAATAAGGCGGAAGAAGGTACAACGCTCAACAATATTGGGTTTGTTTACGACAACCTAGGACAGTACCCTAAAGCTTTGGAGTCTTATCAACAAGCTTTAGTCATTGCCAAAGAAATTGGTGGTAAGGCGATGCAAGGTACGATGCTCAACAATATTGGATTTGTTCACCATACTCAAGGTAAATATTCCCAAGCCGAAACCACCTTATTGGCAGCTATTGAGGTTTTGGAACCACTGCGATCACCAGAATTAAAAGATGACCAAAAAATCTCCATTTTTGAACAGCAAGCTACTACCTACCGCTTTCTGCAACAAGCTTTGGTTGCACAAAATAAATTTGTTGAAGCACTCTTAATTGCTGAACGCAGTCGCGGTCGTGCTTTGGTGGAGTTATTAGACTCCAAGCTCTCACAAAACCCCAACAATCAACCCAATCTCAAACCCCCAACCCTTCCAGAAATTCAGCAAATTGCCTCCCAGCAAAACGCTACCCTTGTTCAATATTCGATTATTTATGAACAATACCAAAATCAAGGAAAACAAGAATGGCAGCAATCAAAACTCTACATTTGGGTCATTAAACCCACAGGTGAAATTGCCTATAAGCAAGTAGACCTGAAAAAATTATTGAACACCTCCCTACAAGACCTCGTTACCACCAGCCGTGATGATATCGGTGTGAGAAGTCGCAGTATCTTTGAAGTAACTACCACAAATCCCCTACCCGAAAACTCAACCGAAAAATTACAACAACTCCACCAACTCCTAATTGCACCCATTGCCGGCTTGCTCCCAAAAAATCCTGATGACCGAGTCATCTTCATCCCACAAGAATCGCTGTTTCTCGTCCCCTTCCCCGCACTGCAAGACGAGCAAGGCAAATACTTAATTGAAAAACATACCATCCTCACCGCACCGGCAATTCAAGTTCTAGACTTAACCCACAGGCAGAAGCACAACACTCAAAGGTCAGTCAAGGATGTGCTAGTTGTGGGCAATCCTACCATGCCCAAAATTCAAATCGGAGAATTAGTTGCAAACTTAGATCCTCTTCCTGGCGCAGAAAGGGAAGCGATTCAAATTGCCAAACTCTTCAACACCGAAGCACTGATAGGTAGCAAAGCCACCAAAACAACGGTGATGGAGAAAATGCAACAAGCACGCATCATTCATCTGGCGACCCACGGCTTACTTGATGATTTTAAAGGATTTGGTATACCGGGAGCCATCGCGCTTGCTCCTCTAGGCAAACCTGATGATGTGATCGATGGTTTACTCACTGCCGGCGAAATATTTGACATGAAACTGCAAGCTGATTTAGTTGTCCTCAGCGCCTGCGACACCGGACGCGGTGACATTAAAGGCGATGGTGTAGTTGGCTTATCTCGCTCTTTAATTGCTGCGGGAGTCCCGAGCGTCCTGGTATCGCTGTGGGCAGTTAATGATAATTCTACTGCCTTTTTAATGAATGAATTTTATCGCTATCTACAACAAAATCCTGACAAAGCTGTTGCTCTACGTCAAGCCATGCTCACCACCATGAAAGAATATCCCAATCCTAAACAATGGGCGGCATTTACGCTGATCGGCGAGGCGAATTGA
- a CDS encoding abortive infection protein: protein MAVTDALALGLTLLVLAGVLFLVYRNRQQQTVARRWDFVPADEPLEPLQDVIARQISEPANQIAAAQLYQPIGLWTGRLILPAKEQRQLDGSVLFEVQNADYAHQNLIGKVVWLRWSSEPQVQAFVESVTRDVQFTKATLEQQKTGSIHPIRLNHWKRVGPLESLAGARPEDDVIVMLPDPVVVGTERTGKPALIITQEPVQISGRIFALVTILRPFSAGSDKFVVRHFNKTSRQFDGPLELIRIPQAPPDRHEVPRSTNYLIEKSPLNAAGWYIYGERDAGGLFVTQAIEPRALMRLQPDEMYFGLPAAKHFIRQENWKKTAAKKGTGKTVCLLPASHQNSEVNAYWQEGDKAIVIHAFGAIAGKKAEPTMFGIVTGHFSYGIASVVRDSFTDDLRFDIEYRQVYAHNVDGIIAGRIKWFSYMGDLRRGWLGNRPVSDVIVKYDAITQDYDFDGIKLSPMTEFCRQMEMMTARYRIGDGTGAAIVTPSKSCVQDSNQALYITIERIEAAVESNRHIQDWLRRHPHNSQAMRFGKLVDLARSLEKNLIPFGTVRSDWYKNVLGGAGANREDDLMTVIIKAITTWRTMLPRRAHDEMAAILLRHGAALWLIRTNQVGGFDPDIEPLAPTAILGHRSR, encoded by the coding sequence ATGGCGGTTACTGACGCTTTAGCCCTAGGTTTAACGCTGCTAGTTTTGGCGGGGGTTTTGTTTCTGGTTTACCGGAACCGGCAACAGCAAACGGTCGCTAGACGCTGGGACTTTGTGCCGGCAGATGAACCCTTAGAGCCTTTGCAAGATGTGATAGCGAGGCAAATCAGTGAGCCGGCAAATCAAATTGCTGCCGCACAACTTTATCAACCGATTGGTTTATGGACAGGACGGTTAATTTTACCGGCAAAGGAACAGCGTCAGTTAGATGGATCGGTGCTTTTTGAAGTCCAAAACGCCGATTATGCCCATCAAAATTTGATCGGAAAAGTTGTCTGGTTGCGGTGGAGTTCTGAACCCCAAGTGCAAGCGTTTGTTGAGTCGGTGACGCGAGATGTCCAGTTTACCAAAGCAACCCTAGAACAGCAAAAAACAGGTTCGATCCATCCGATTCGATTAAATCATTGGAAGCGGGTTGGCCCTTTGGAATCCTTAGCCGGCGCACGTCCGGAAGATGATGTAATCGTGATGCTACCCGATCCAGTGGTTGTTGGAACGGAACGCACCGGCAAACCGGCTTTAATAATTACTCAAGAGCCGGTGCAAATTAGCGGTCGCATTTTTGCCCTGGTTACTATTTTAAGACCGTTTAGTGCCGGCAGTGATAAATTTGTGGTACGTCATTTTAATAAAACTTCTAGACAATTTGATGGCCCTTTAGAACTGATTCGGATTCCCCAAGCGCCACCGGATCGGCATGAAGTTCCTAGATCAACCAATTATTTAATAGAAAAATCTCCCTTAAATGCAGCCGGCTGGTATATTTATGGCGAAAGAGATGCTGGAGGTTTATTTGTCACGCAAGCAATTGAACCCCGTGCTTTGATGCGTCTGCAACCTGATGAAATGTATTTCGGTTTGCCGGCTGCTAAACATTTTATAAGGCAGGAAAATTGGAAAAAGACAGCGGCAAAAAAAGGTACGGGTAAAACTGTATGTTTATTGCCGGCATCCCATCAGAATTCTGAGGTAAACGCCTACTGGCAGGAAGGAGATAAAGCCATTGTCATTCATGCTTTTGGTGCGATTGCGGGTAAAAAAGCTGAACCGACAATGTTTGGAATTGTTACGGGTCATTTTTCCTACGGCATCGCTTCTGTGGTTCGTGATTCCTTCACGGATGATTTGCGCTTTGATATTGAATACCGGCAAGTATATGCTCACAACGTGGATGGAATTATTGCCGGCAGAATTAAATGGTTTAGCTACATGGGAGATTTAAGGCGGGGTTGGTTAGGAAATCGACCTGTTTCTGATGTAATTGTGAAATACGATGCCATCACTCAAGATTATGATTTTGATGGCATTAAGCTGTCACCCATGACTGAATTTTGCCGGCAAATGGAAATGATGACGGCACGTTACAGAATAGGAGATGGCACCGGCGCGGCAATTGTCACTCCCTCAAAATCTTGCGTACAAGACTCCAATCAAGCACTTTATATCACCATTGAACGTATCGAGGCAGCGGTTGAATCTAACCGTCATATTCAAGATTGGCTGCGCCGGCATCCGCACAATTCACAAGCGATGCGATTTGGCAAGCTGGTGGATTTAGCAAGATCCTTGGAAAAAAATTTAATTCCTTTTGGAACGGTTCGTTCTGACTGGTATAAAAATGTTTTAGGGGGTGCCGGCGCAAATCGTGAGGATGATTTGATGACGGTGATTATTAAGGCAATAACGACTTGGCGAACCATGTTACCGAGGCGAGCACATGATGAAATGGCGGCAATTTTATTACGTCATGGTGCTGCTTTATGGTTGATTCGGACGAATCAAGTGGGCGGGTTTGATCCGGATATTGAGCCGCTTGCGCCGACGGCAATTTTAGGGCATCGCAGCCGGTAG
- a CDS encoding NAD-dependent epimerase/dehydratase family protein, with translation MTTSIVTGAAGFIGSHLAETLLNRGERVIGIDCFTDYYDPTLKRKNIAYLEAHPNFELIEGDIQTLPWPALLYDAEVIYHQAAQAGVRASWGEGFRLYTERNINATQVMLEAAKDAKNLKRFVFASSSSVYGNAETMPTSEAACPQPVSPYGITKLAAERLCWLYYKNFGVPTCALRYFTVYGPRQRPDMAFHKFFKAVLEGEAIAIYGDGRQTRDFTFVSDAVAANLAAATAPAAIGEVFNIGGGSRVALTEIIDTIEQIAGRPVHRNYAESAIGDARHTSADASKAQQILNYQPKVSLFEGLTHEWQWIQGLYAYCSHP, from the coding sequence ATGACTACAAGTATCGTCACCGGCGCGGCTGGTTTTATCGGTTCTCATCTTGCTGAAACCCTGCTCAATCGCGGCGAGCGGGTAATCGGAATTGATTGTTTCACCGATTACTATGACCCCACCTTAAAGCGCAAAAATATCGCTTACTTAGAAGCTCACCCAAATTTTGAATTAATTGAAGGCGATATTCAAACCTTGCCCTGGCCGGCACTGTTGTATGATGCCGAAGTCATTTACCATCAGGCAGCCCAAGCCGGTGTTCGCGCCAGTTGGGGTGAAGGTTTCCGCCTCTACACCGAGCGCAATATTAACGCCACACAAGTAATGCTAGAGGCAGCGAAGGACGCAAAAAACCTCAAACGGTTTGTATTTGCTTCGAGTTCTTCGGTGTATGGAAATGCAGAAACCATGCCAACCAGTGAAGCCGCTTGTCCTCAGCCGGTTTCCCCTTACGGAATTACAAAATTAGCCGCTGAACGTCTGTGCTGGCTATATTACAAAAACTTTGGTGTGCCCACTTGTGCGCTGCGTTACTTCACCGTTTATGGCCCACGCCAGCGCCCAGATATGGCATTTCATAAATTTTTCAAAGCCGTTTTAGAAGGAGAAGCGATTGCTATTTATGGAGATGGCCGGCAAACGCGAGATTTTACCTTTGTCAGCGATGCCGTTGCCGCGAATTTAGCCGCAGCCACCGCGCCGGCAGCCATCGGCGAAGTCTTCAATATCGGTGGCGGCAGTCGTGTTGCCTTAACAGAAATTATCGACACCATCGAACAAATTGCCGGTCGTCCCGTTCACCGAAATTATGCAGAATCAGCCATCGGCGATGCACGTCACACCAGCGCCGATGCCTCCAAAGCCCAGCAAATCCTTAACTATCAACCAAAAGTTTCCCTGTTTGAAGGTTTAACCCACGAATGGCAGTGGATTCAAGGATTGTACGCATACTGCTCACATCCTTAA
- the purD gene encoding phosphoribosylamine--glycine ligase, which translates to MKVLIVGNGGREHAIAWKLLQGSQVQQVVCVPGNGGTATMDRCVNLPLTVDDFEGIKRAALEHEVSLVVIGPELPLAMGITDYLQQQNLTVFGPTQAGAQIEASKSWAKSLMLEAGISTAQSAVFTDEETEAAFAYVAERGAPIVVKADGLAAGKGVTVAATVEEAQAAIEQSFSGQFGLAGECLVIEEFLAGQEVSVLALTDGKTVIPLLPAQDHKAVGEGDTGPNTGGMGAYAPAPLVTPALMEQIQQQVLQPALATLQARGIDYRGVLYAGLMITNTGHIKVLEFNCRFGDPETQAILPLLETPLEDLMVACAKQQLDQVPVRWKPGASACVVMAAGGYPGNYQKGDLITGIDAAQAQGATVFHAGTRLNNNEVQTDGGRVLNVTATGETFDDAFARAYAAVECVQFEGRYYRRDIGYRVREHKG; encoded by the coding sequence GTGAAGGTTTTGATTGTTGGCAATGGGGGGCGTGAACACGCTATCGCTTGGAAGCTACTGCAAGGATCGCAAGTTCAGCAGGTGGTTTGTGTTCCGGGAAATGGGGGCACGGCGACGATGGATCGCTGTGTGAATTTGCCCCTGACGGTTGATGATTTTGAGGGAATTAAACGCGCTGCTTTGGAACATGAGGTTTCTCTAGTGGTGATTGGCCCAGAGCTGCCCTTGGCAATGGGAATTACGGACTATCTGCAGCAGCAGAATTTAACGGTGTTTGGCCCCACTCAAGCCGGCGCTCAGATTGAGGCGAGCAAATCTTGGGCGAAGAGTTTGATGCTGGAAGCTGGAATTTCTACAGCACAGTCGGCGGTGTTTACGGATGAGGAAACCGAGGCGGCTTTTGCTTATGTCGCTGAGCGAGGAGCACCAATTGTGGTGAAGGCAGATGGACTGGCTGCCGGCAAGGGGGTGACGGTTGCGGCGACGGTTGAGGAGGCTCAGGCGGCAATAGAGCAGTCATTTAGCGGTCAGTTTGGGCTAGCCGGCGAATGTTTGGTGATTGAAGAATTTTTGGCGGGACAAGAGGTTTCAGTTTTGGCGCTGACAGATGGCAAAACTGTGATTCCTTTGCTGCCGGCTCAAGATCACAAAGCGGTTGGCGAGGGCGATACAGGGCCAAATACGGGCGGCATGGGAGCCTATGCACCGGCACCTCTAGTGACGCCAGCGTTAATGGAGCAAATTCAGCAGCAAGTTTTGCAGCCGGCACTCGCAACGCTGCAAGCACGGGGAATTGACTACCGGGGCGTTTTGTATGCCGGCTTGATGATTACAAATACGGGCCACATCAAAGTGCTGGAATTTAACTGCCGGTTTGGTGATCCGGAAACCCAAGCAATTTTGCCGCTGCTAGAGACGCCTCTGGAAGATTTGATGGTGGCGTGTGCGAAGCAGCAACTTGATCAGGTGCCGGTGCGCTGGAAACCGGGGGCATCTGCCTGTGTGGTGATGGCGGCAGGCGGTTATCCCGGCAATTATCAAAAAGGTGACTTAATCACCGGCATTGATGCCGCGCAAGCCCAAGGCGCGACTGTTTTCCATGCCGGCACCCGACTCAACAACAATGAAGTGCAAACAGATGGCGGGCGGGTTTTGAACGTCACTGCTACGGGCGAAACCTTTGACGATGCCTTTGCCCGTGCTTACGCGGCTGTGGAGTGCGTTCAATTTGAAGGCCGGTACTACCGCCGTGATATCGGCTATCGAGTCAGAGAGCACAAGGGCTAG
- a CDS encoding DUF2382 domain-containing protein has protein sequence MVNQAPETNARLKSMVEKLTIQLTNLAVRDNQGLLVGQIKNVNLAPSGQINLVVADLTTQQSSRLFLLNSKLIQYIDYANKSVFINLTPAQIEQLPEYRSLQTSEITPSDLPPRPIDQPPASSEATPLQMNTQSTNEHLMHGSEGLPEVVAEHEIRLLEERLVIDRSKQKIGEVIVRKEVETRIVEVPVRREKLIIEQVGPEHKQLAEIDLGQGEVTGIELLDGAVSDTQPVIKGEFNSPEVASKILKAIADRPNHGCAKVRIEIVMEDAELLPTYQQWLTRYSDNA, from the coding sequence ATGGTAAATCAAGCACCCGAAACCAATGCTCGGCTTAAGAGTATGGTAGAAAAACTGACAATTCAGTTAACAAATTTAGCGGTAAGAGACAATCAAGGACTATTGGTGGGTCAAATAAAAAATGTTAATCTCGCTCCCAGCGGCCAAATTAATTTAGTGGTCGCTGATCTGACGACTCAGCAAAGTTCCCGCTTGTTTCTGTTAAATAGCAAGCTCATCCAATATATTGATTACGCGAATAAATCAGTCTTTATAAACCTTACTCCCGCTCAAATTGAGCAACTACCTGAATATAGATCGCTCCAGACATCAGAGATCACTCCTTCAGACCTTCCACCTCGACCCATTGACCAGCCACCGGCATCATCTGAAGCAACCCCACTTCAGATGAATACTCAAAGCACAAACGAACATTTAATGCATGGGTCTGAAGGTTTGCCAGAAGTCGTGGCAGAACACGAAATTCGCTTGCTAGAAGAGCGGCTGGTTATTGACCGCAGCAAACAAAAAATTGGCGAAGTTATTGTTCGCAAAGAAGTTGAAACTCGGATAGTTGAAGTTCCAGTTCGACGCGAAAAACTTATTATTGAACAAGTTGGGCCAGAACACAAACAACTGGCTGAAATTGATTTAGGGCAAGGAGAAGTGACCGGCATCGAGTTGCTTGACGGCGCGGTTTCTGATACTCAACCCGTTATCAAAGGTGAATTTAATTCTCCAGAAGTTGCCAGTAAAATTTTAAAAGCGATTGCCGACCGGCCTAATCACGGATGCGCGAAAGTGCGGATAGAAATTGTGATGGAAGATGCAGAACTTCTGCCAACGTACCAGCAGTGGTTAACTCGCTACTCCGATAACGCTTAA
- a CDS encoding DUF2382 domain-containing protein: MALVKLEDFYPNYRDEIFGGDDIKGLDVYAGTSEEKIGTIHDALVDESGRFRYLVLDTGFWVFGKKVLLPIGSCRIDYDARRVYATNLLNKEQAERLPAYDELQPIDYDHEEQVRDVYRAPATTAGATAGATAGATAVQPTANTNDRDTYTYDREPALYNMNERDHATLRLYEERLIANKTRQKTGEVTVGKRVETETARASVPIERERVVIERTTPTSSTPVAPGDANFQAGEVAHMEVYEEIPDIHKEAFVREEVGVRKEIERETVDAEETLRREELDVQAEGRTIVNKGPEDSGNRSI; this comes from the coding sequence ATGGCTCTTGTAAAATTAGAAGATTTTTACCCCAATTACAGAGACGAGATTTTTGGCGGCGATGATATTAAAGGCTTAGATGTCTACGCCGGCACATCAGAAGAAAAGATTGGCACGATCCATGATGCATTAGTGGATGAGTCAGGACGCTTCCGCTATTTAGTCCTAGACACAGGTTTCTGGGTGTTTGGCAAGAAGGTGTTACTGCCTATCGGTTCTTGCCGCATCGATTATGATGCACGGCGCGTTTACGCCACCAATCTGCTGAACAAAGAACAAGCAGAAAGACTACCTGCCTACGACGAACTACAACCGATTGACTACGATCACGAAGAGCAAGTCAGAGACGTTTATCGCGCGCCCGCCACAACTGCCGGTGCGACTGCCGGTGCGACTGCCGGTGCGACTGCCGTTCAACCGACTGCCAACACCAATGATCGTGACACCTACACCTATGATCGTGAACCGGCTCTCTACAATATGAACGAGCGCGATCATGCAACCTTAAGACTGTACGAAGAACGCCTAATTGCCAACAAAACTCGTCAAAAAACAGGTGAAGTTACAGTTGGTAAGCGCGTTGAAACTGAAACAGCACGCGCTTCTGTGCCCATCGAAAGAGAGCGTGTAGTGATTGAGCGCACAACGCCGACAAGTAGCACTCCTGTTGCTCCGGGTGATGCAAACTTCCAAGCCGGAGAAGTGGCACACATGGAAGTTTACGAAGAAATACCAGACATCCACAAAGAAGCCTTTGTGCGCGAAGAAGTCGGTGTGCGTAAAGAAATCGAGCGCGAAACCGTTGATGCAGAAGAAACCTTGCGCCGCGAAGAGTTAGATGTTCAAGCGGAAGGCCGTACGATTGTAAACAAAGGCCCTGAAGATTCCGGCAATCGTAGCATTTAA
- a CDS encoding DUF2382 domain-containing protein yields the protein MALVKLEDFYPNYRQKVLGGKDIQAFDVYAGQTDEKIGTVCDDVVDLTGRFRYLVIDTSNWGIEKKVLIPVGCCRLDNRTRRVDALGILNKKHIEELPEYADGITVDYNYEDSPNQVTLPPENSPKFEGNQSTLPPKKVNLPISKVNQPENQTLHLYEERLIANKFCHQTGEIVIAKRVKAKTVEVSVPVEKERIVIERTTPTDISCVMPANEIAFRTGEVLRIKIYEETADIHKEFFVREQVTIKKEVERHTVEATATLRREELEVNTESLAAGEENPKAF from the coding sequence ATGGCTCTGGTCAAACTGGAAGACTTTTATCCCAACTATCGCCAAAAAGTTTTAGGCGGCAAAGACATTCAAGCGTTTGATGTGTATGCAGGGCAGACGGATGAAAAAATCGGCACCGTTTGCGATGATGTCGTCGATCTAACAGGCCGATTCCGCTATTTGGTAATTGATACAAGCAATTGGGGCATTGAGAAAAAAGTTTTGATACCCGTTGGTTGCTGCCGGCTCGACAATCGCACACGACGCGTTGATGCCCTAGGTATTCTTAACAAAAAGCACATAGAAGAATTACCAGAGTATGCTGATGGTATCACCGTTGATTACAATTATGAAGATTCTCCAAATCAAGTTACGCTCCCACCAGAGAATTCGCCCAAATTTGAAGGCAATCAATCCACCCTTCCTCCTAAAAAAGTAAACCTGCCGATCTCTAAAGTCAATCAACCGGAAAATCAAACGCTTCACCTCTACGAAGAACGCCTAATTGCTAATAAATTTTGCCATCAGACAGGGGAGATTGTTATTGCCAAGCGCGTAAAAGCCAAAACTGTTGAAGTTTCAGTGCCGGTTGAAAAAGAGCGAATAGTGATTGAAAGAACAACACCTACAGATATCAGTTGCGTGATGCCGGCTAATGAAATTGCCTTCCGCACCGGGGAAGTTCTCCGCATCAAAATTTATGAAGAAACCGCTGATATTCACAAAGAATTCTTTGTGCGTGAACAAGTCACGATTAAAAAAGAAGTTGAGCGCCACACAGTAGAGGCAACAGCAACCTTAAGGCGAGAAGAGTTAGAAGTGAACACTGAAAGCTTGGCTGCCGGCGAAGAAAACCCCAAAGCATTTTAA
- a CDS encoding bifunctional 4-hydroxy-2-oxoglutarate aldolase/2-dehydro-3-deoxy-phosphogluconate aldolase, producing MFDSPWLTLLQEHRAIAVIRSPQMELGCHLAKAVAAGGMRLIEITWNSDRAGALIAQLRSELPECTIGTGTLLTCDQSKEAIAAGAQFLFTPHTEEAMIQTAVAAGIPIVPGALSPTEIVRGWQAGAGAVKVFPISAVGGAGYIKSLQGPLGDIPLIPTGGVTLDNAREFIEAGAVAVGLAGDLFPKQWVAARDWEAIAQRAHNLLQSLKRG from the coding sequence ATATTCGATTCTCCTTGGTTAACTCTGTTGCAAGAGCATCGCGCTATTGCGGTGATTCGTTCCCCCCAGATGGAACTTGGTTGCCACCTGGCTAAGGCAGTTGCCGCCGGCGGGATGCGTTTAATTGAAATAACTTGGAATAGCGATCGCGCCGGCGCACTGATTGCCCAATTGCGATCCGAATTGCCAGAATGTACGATCGGCACCGGCACTTTGTTAACCTGCGATCAGTCAAAAGAAGCGATCGCAGCCGGCGCTCAATTTTTATTCACACCTCACACAGAGGAGGCGATGATTCAGACGGCAGTTGCTGCCGGCATCCCGATTGTGCCAGGAGCACTTTCCCCCACAGAAATTGTCAGGGGTTGGCAAGCCGGTGCCGGCGCGGTGAAAGTGTTTCCCATTTCAGCGGTAGGGGGTGCCGGCTATATTAAAAGCTTGCAGGGACCACTCGGCGACATTCCCCTGATTCCCACCGGCGGCGTCACCTTAGACAATGCCAGAGAATTTATCGAAGCCGGTGCGGTGGCGGTGGGTTTAGCCGGCGATTTATTTCCCAAACAATGGGTGGCGGCGCGAGATTGGGAGGCGATCGCACAACGGGCGCATAACCTTTTGCAAAGCTTAAAGCGCGGCTAG